One genomic segment of Mytilus galloprovincialis chromosome 5, xbMytGall1.hap1.1, whole genome shotgun sequence includes these proteins:
- the LOC143074428 gene encoding uncharacterized protein LOC143074428, which translates to MNELLTNLKPKSKWNDKTDLYWTLNGKGSSIPEISRIKYYVKLILLGDSTVGKSSLLRSYCRCSLCSQDLVLQKRLTAIQQCHSKQIQLQDSHVQLRIFDTAGEERYRSITPSYYRGAHGCLLMFDVTKTHTFEHIPLWFQDLQQYALHPENLVIILVGTKCHNNEKREVTREKAEALAEHLDIMYIEISSEEEINISEVFEKLTAKIIETFRKDPKVYSTADITCLIGKQDRRNAKEKDKCSC; encoded by the exons ATGAATGAACTTCTAACAAACTTGAAGCCTAAATCAAAATGGAATGATAAGACAGACTTGTACTGGACACTTAATGGTAAAGGATCATCAATACCAGAAATTTCAagaataaagtattatgtaaaattgatacTGCTAGGAGATTCTACTGTTGGTAAATCTTCTTTACTCAGATCTTACTGTAGATGTTCTTTATGTTCTCAAGACTTAGTACTACAGAAACGACTTACTGCAATCCAACAGTGCCACAGTAAACAAATACAGCTACAAGACAGTCATGTTCAACTCAGGATTTTTGACACAGCAG GTGAAGAAAGATACAGAAGTATAACACCATCCTATTACAGAGGTGCTCATGGTTGTCTATTGATGTTTGATGTCACTAAAACCCATACCTTTGAACATATACCCTTATG GTTTCAAGATCTACAACAGTACGCTCTTCATCCAGAAAACTTAGTGATAATTCTTGTTGGCACAAAGTGCCATAACAATGAGAAAAGGGAGGTAACCAGAGAAAAGGCTGAAGCACTTGCCGAGCATCTTGATATTATGTATATTGAAATTAGCTCTGAGGAGGAGATAAATATCTCAGAAGTTTTTGAAAAACTTACAGCAAAAATAATCGAAACATTCAGAAAAGACCCAAAGGTGTATTCCACTGCTGATATCACTTGCCTTATTGGAAAACAAGACAGAAGAAatgcaaaagaaaaagacaaatgcTCTTGCTGA